Genomic window (Planococcus sp. MSAK28401):
AACTCATAGAAGAATTGGTTATATTCCGTTAAAATGCAAGAAAAAAGGAGAAAGGGCTTACAGAAAATCTTTTTAAATGGAATGTTTTTCATGTATAATAATCACAAAATCAGTTGGGAAGGGGCGTCCGTAAGTGAAAAGAGAGAAAATGCACGAAAATCAGGGAGTGACCCCGCTGCAAAATGAATACACGCGGGCTGCAGAAATCGAAGACGCACGGAAAAAACGGCATAAAGTGGTATTGTACAGACGGTTGGCGGTATTCGGCTTGGTGGTGCTGTTGACGAGCATTTGGCTGGGCTCGACCATTTATGCACAATCCCAGACCATTGCCGGCAAAGAACAGCTCCAGCAGGAAAAGCTTGCTGAGCTAAAAGAAGTACAGAAGCAGCAGGCTAAACTTGAAGAACAGATTCGTTTGTTGAACGACGACGATTATGTATCAAAGCTTGCGCGCAAAGATTATTTCTTGTCAAATGAAGGCGAGATCATTTTCACCTTGCCAAATGATGCCGGGAAACCACAAGAAGATGGCGAAGAAAAAGAGTAGTCGGTTGACACTCTCCCTTTCATCGCTATAATTAAAGGTGGGATCAGTCCCGCAAACTGTCAATTTGGCCCGAATCCGGAGTCATCTTAAATTTTAAGGAGGAGCATTTTTTTTATGTCGATTGAAGTAGGCAGCAAGTTAGAAGGAAAAGTCACGGGTATTACAAACTTTGGAGCGTTCGTACAGCTTCCAACCGGTGCAACAGGCCTCGTGCATATTAGTGAAGTCGCCGACAACTATGTGAAAGATATTAACGATCACTTGAAAGTTGGCGAAATGGTAGAAGTGAAAGTGATGAATGTAGAAGCAGACGGGAAAATCGGTTTGTCAATCCGCAAAGCCAAGCCTCAGCCAGAAGGCGGCACAAGCCGTCCAAGCCGTCCGCGTCCGAACAATCGTTCTTTTGACCGCGCCCCTAAGGAAACCTTCGAAAC
Coding sequences:
- a CDS encoding FtsB family cell division protein, whose translation is MKREKMHENQGVTPLQNEYTRAAEIEDARKKRHKVVLYRRLAVFGLVVLLTSIWLGSTIYAQSQTIAGKEQLQQEKLAELKEVQKQQAKLEEQIRLLNDDDYVSKLARKDYFLSNEGEIIFTLPNDAGKPQEDGEEKE
- a CDS encoding S1 domain-containing RNA-binding protein is translated as MSIEVGSKLEGKVTGITNFGAFVQLPTGATGLVHISEVADNYVKDINDHLKVGEMVEVKVMNVEADGKIGLSIRKAKPQPEGGTSRPSRPRPNNRSFDRAPKETFETKMAKFLKDSEDNLSTLKRATESKRGGRGAKRG